The Brassica napus cultivar Da-Ae chromosome C1, Da-Ae, whole genome shotgun sequence DNA segment ACACtgcaaggaaaaaaaagaaaaaagagaaaggtCGGTTAGGATCTGGTATCCAATTTTATTCTCAATTATTTGTTCTCTTTTAGCATCCCATTATTCAACTCTACTATATATTATTCCCCTATATCTACAAACTCTATTCAACGCTACTATTATTCCACAACCTTTCTTCTTTACTACGATTAATATCTAGGATTAATCAGTTTCCTGTTAATTAAAGGTGTATGAAGAAGTTTCAACTtggtataatatattttcacacAAGATATATACCAATCTTCATTTAGAATcctaaatcattatatatttgaatCCATAAACTTTAGCACAGATAAAGGTTGAGAGGATAGATTCATATTTAAGTAATCTTTAAATGTGTGGCAAAGGGGAAAACAAATTCTTAGTTCATTATTTAATTCCCACATGGTAATAgtgaaaaaaatacattttggaTTTCTTATTCATGAAGATAGCCCACTAAAATGAaatcacatatataaatatcGATCTTTTATAGTCccaagaaaaatatttcaaaaccctccatgaataaatatatatatatagagtatcGAGCAGCGCATAAGCGTAGTGTGCTGTAGCAGAGTGTGTTatgaagaaaaagattatgCTTAGGTAAAGGATGAACAAGCCAATGATGATACGAACTAAACGGGTGTGCTCCAGTACTAGTTGGGACATCTAGTTAACCAAGCCATGAATCAGATATTTCACAGGCACGTCATTCAAACTCGACCATGCAGCCGTGTGCTCTTTTGTATTTACTATTGGTGATGTGGGGATAGCCGCTTGGATTTACCACAATAACGTCTCTGTGAAGTTGTACTTGTTTGAATAAGCTTCAACATTACTTGTGTAATAAGTTATTCATAAAGGTATTTGGATAACTAATATAATTAGGATTAGGATGAAGGAATTTTCTATATCAATATGTAGTAGGATAGAGAAGGATTTCTAGTTCCTATATAAGTAGATCATTATGTGTGATGAATCTATAAGAAAGATTAATAAGCTTGTGTTTAGTTTTGAGATAGTTTCCAAATCTAATAAAACGAGTGAGAGTTTTATAACAAGCTTCACGAATTGTTCTTGGCTACTTTAGTAATTATCCCTATATTTTGAGATAGTAGCTAGCCTACATCTCCCGCACTAGTTGTTTAATGTGTGATCTACTGATCTTTGGGAGATGCTACGATGCGTAGACTTTTGTGTCGCAGAGGTTCTCTGATGGGAAATAAATTTTGCTGGGAGGTCTCATGATAAGAATACATGGctaatttgtttaaataatgatttctaatccatgaaaacatatataataactttTGCGGTTAAAAATACTCTGAAACATCTACAATgccattttattttttcatctatAGTTTCGtctaaaataaacaattttttcttataatgatattactctaaaatagagttactctattataaaatataatatagagGAATGTTAAATAGATATTGTTGGGAGGTGTCATGATAAGAATACATGGCTAAtcgtttaaataattatttctaatcCTCGAAAACATCCCGAAgtaatttaaagtatataatagtCGGTTAAAATGTCCTAAGAACATCTACAATGCCAATcaattttttctataattttttttaaaataaagtaatttTTGTTCAAATGGTTTtattctataatagaattattttattataaagtagAATATAGAAGAATGTTATAttcttttactttaaaataCAGTAAAAATAACATTCTTCTATATTTCACTATATAATACTATTAGAGAAAATcaaactttataatagagttactttattttagaagtaacatttttctatatttcactctatagCATTCTTCTATATTTCTCAGATTTTGATTTCATTCAACTAAACACATGGGTGTGTTTAAcaatatgaattaaaattatCAATTAACAGAATGAAggtcaaattaaaattaaaagtaatcAATCTACTACACATAAATTCATATAGTGAATTTTATGGGTAAcaactatatgtatatatcttaatttttaatttaacattGCTTTTTTAGAAGACTTATCTAATATATAAGAACGAGCAGACCGACAAACCGGACCTTTGAAGGAGATGTCCACTGTTAGAGGAATAATGcctttgataaaaataatagagAGGAATAATGCCTAATACAATTTGGTTATATTCGATTCCATGTACAGGTATGTGTTGGCTACACGtatagataaattattttcttttgaatatatCAGAGCTTACACGTCTACTATACGTTGGATAACATAACACCATAGAAAATGAGTGTTCTAATGCAAATTCAAGCGGATAATACCTAcaaatatatttcactaaaaagtAATCGAAAGCTCTTGTTAAAGATTATGTTAAGTTCCTTTAGTAACGGAGAAGCTTTTTAATTCTATATAAAGGTGGTTAGCTTTCTTTCCCAAATCAAACTGAATCCAAAGAAACTAAGATAAAACATAGAAACAAAACACCTTTCATCTCTTTCATATTAAAATGGCAATGGCTCAAAAGGATAGGAATACAAGGATGGCTCAAAGGGCCTTTGAAATGGTCGATAAGGTGTACGGTAGGTCCCATAAAATAAGCCCTCCAGTACTATATGTTCCTAGAGATGAGTCTGCTCCTCGTTTTAACCAAAAACCTTATGAATATGGTGGTCCAAAAGTTTATACCGTAAAAGAGGGAACTAATACTACTAGTTGCCGCCGAGTCATTTATCAGTATTCAAAGGAGTCAACCACAAAGGAACCGGTTGTTTCTCCCCCCACGGAACATATTCAATACTTCGGTGGTGTCCATCCTCATATGGGCCATGCAAACAGATTTGAGACTGCGAAAGGACGGCCTATTAGCTGCGACGAGGCCGTCCAACTCTATGGAGGGGTTCTTATAAGGGAATATCGTAAATAAGCGGGGGAAACTAAAATAATGTTGAAGATGGAGGGTGAGTTTGTATAAAAGTATTTATAGTTGTTATTTCTGATTACGGAAAAGTGCAGACCAACACATATCCTTAAGCTTGTCGTAATGGTTTTCACTTAGAATAAGCTTTAGATCACTACCAAGTGTTTGTGTCTGTTAAGTATCAACAAGTACTTCAAGTTGAAGctttatgtaaaataaaatccTAGGGTGTTACTTCTGATGATGATAAATAATATGCTTTCTTAATGCATTCATATATGTTCTTAACTCATTGTAAACATAAATGACCAAATAAGTGGATATAAAAACACTTACATGCATGTCAAATATAGCCAGTGTATAGAACTTCCAATATATGAAACGAGTTTATATATGCTACacgaaaaataataaaaatatattacaaaatatagcTAAGCTTCTTTTCTTAATCCGGAGGTGATTTTTAGTTGTTATCTTAAACCCGGAGGATTGTTGTCGGATTGGAACCCGGAGATTATATTTGTCTTGGTCTCAGACTGTATTCTTTGTAAACAGGAAAACCAACATTTATTATAGAGATGTCAATTGGGCTCTCACTTCCCGGACCGCTGCGGGTTTGTCTTGGGCGGCAAACGGCGGGCCTGTCCCGCGCGGGATGCGGTCCTGAAAATAGCTGCCCAATCCCGTACTACATTCTTTGCAGGCTTTCGCGGGCCGTCCGCGGGATATTAGATATTACACTGTGTACTTCTTCCTGCACGAACAAACATAAACAAGAATGAGTTTCTGCAGGAACAAACACCAAACAAGAATGACTTGATCATAGCAAAGTCTATTTCTAATCTTATAGGAATACCATGAAGACACAACACAAGTATTTGGCAATTTAATTATGAAGCACAATGCGTGTACGTATACGTGTCTAGCACGATTTAATTATCAAGCACAATACCATGAAAAAACAATACGTGTACGTGTAGCTATGGAGATTAGTCTTTCAGCTGATATGCATCattgttatatgcatatatagatTAGTTGACAAGGCTGTAACTACATATAGCTTAGTCTTGTTGCTGACTTGATAATAGGAAAATCTCTTTCATGTTATCTTAACCAAAATACCAATGTAATAAAGCAAAACACAAGAAATCCCACATTGTACCAAAGACACCATTATATACAAATCAAAATGTATACGCAAATAATGTGTGACGTTGCGCGCCTCATCATTTCCATGCCAAACAAAGCCTGAGAAGCCCAATATGTTTGTCTTGATCTGAGCAGCCTGTTCAAACATTAAGAATGAGTCATACATAAACATGATTAGTAGATTTGAGGCTAACATAAGAGCTGCAGAACTTGAGTCCAAACTACTGATCAAAATCCACAAGAGTATGCATGTGATTGACAATTTAGAATTGTGTGCAGTAACTTTAAATTTTCATCAGACGTCTTCCTCGTTACCTTGTAAGCAACTACAGAGAAACatttaagatatatatttcatttcaaTTGCAAATTAGATGAACAAAACGAAACCAGTAAAGGAAGTTCAAATGTTTCTAGGATATATGTTTTGGTTTGCAGGGATTCAACAAGATTCAAAACGTCATGAACATACCGCTGGGAATATCTTTGAGACATGGACCTTGCCCCTGTAATATCCAAAAGATAATTATGAACACATGTAGCAACAAAGTTCTATTTAACTCAGGAATGTACTGGCAAAACCTTTTCAATATGGAATTCTCTCGAAGAGTTTGTATCAATCACTGCGACAAGCCTCTCAACAGATTTcctctcagttttttttttttttaacctctcagtttttttttaaccatcaGTTTATTTTTGCTTCAGGGGGTTCTGGACTTGGATCCGTTGCATCAGTTTATTATTTACTAAGTACACATGCAGAAATagtaatcaaaatatataaagtcTAGAGTTCATGAGAGGAAGAAAATATATACCTTTTGGTCGGTGACGAGGAGAAGGTAGTGGCTCGATGAAGAAGAATAGCTACGACATGCGGTGGTAGatcgatgaagaagagaatcTCTGGTGGTGGCTTGATGAAGCAGAGAAGCTCCAGTGGAGGCTCGAGGaatattggagagaagatcccacaTCGGAAATATGAAAGGGACTtgggccaatccactaattgccaattggtttgaAGTTGGAAGCCTAAGAaacttatcatggtatcagaacGGGCCCAATACCCTGACCCATTAATTTTGGCCCGGACAGTGTCCCGATCATCCCATTAGCTGATGGCCCATAGAAGACTCAGTTCCACCGAGATCACTAGAAAATAAAGCATAATTTCGGAGGAGGTATGATGGATTCTGCGAGATTAATGGTTATACGCACCATTATCTCGAGGGAGGGTATTGGAGAGATGATTCCACATCGGAAATATGAAAgggacttgagtaatatataagggacttaggccaatccactaattgccaattagTTTGAAGTTGGAAGCCTGTGAAACTTATCAAGGAAGAAGAGAATCTCTGGTGGTTGATCGAGAAGATAAGAAGCTCCGGTGGTTCTGCGAAGACAAAGAGAGGCTTCGGTGGTGGAAAGAAAAGGAAGCTCTTCTGCTGGAACTCGAACATGATGTGGTCACCAGAAGCACTGTCGCACGTCGGACATCAAACGGCCATTGTTGGAGCCTCCATTTCTTCCCACGGTCATTGTCGAGCT contains these protein-coding regions:
- the LOC106394543 gene encoding uncharacterized protein LOC106394543, which codes for MAMAQKDRNTRMAQRAFEMVDKVYGRSHKISPPVLYVPRDESAPRFNQKPYEYGGPKVYTVKEGTNTTSCRRVIYQYSKESTTKEPVVSPPTEHIQYFGGVHPHMGHANRFETAKGRPISCDEAVQLYGGVLIREYRK